The Polyangium aurulentum genomic interval CGTTTGCCCCTCCTCGGGCGACTGCGCGGTCAACTGCGTCGAGGGGTGCAATCTCCAGTGCGCCGGCTCCGGGAGCTGCGATTTCCTCTGCGTGGCGGGTTGCAGCACCGCGTGTACGGGCTCCGGCAACTGCCGCGTCGACGTGGGCGACGCCTCGACGGTCGCGTGCACGGGCTCCGGCGATTGCGACGTGACGTGCACGGGCAACTGCACGATCTCGTGCCCCGGGAGCGGCACGTGCGCGGCCCGATGCGCGGAGGGCGCGGCGTGTACGATTGCGTTCGAGAAATGCTCCGGGAGCGTGGAGACTTGCGCGAACGGCCTGCAGGTCTGTAACGGCGGCTGCCCGTGACGCCCGTGCGCCTCAGCGCTGCTTTTCGCTGATCAGATAAGCCACGAGCAGAATGCCGAGGCCGACGGCGGCGAGGAGCACGTCCCACACCGGCCAGCCCATGTTCGAGAGGCGGCCGATCACGACCCCCTCCATGAATCGCACGAGCAAGGACGCGAACCCGTAGGCCCCGAGCCCGGCGGCGATGGGGGGGATCACGCGCTCGGCGAGGGCCATCGTCTTCACCGTGTTGCCCCAGATCGCGCGCTGCACGTGGAGGACGGAGAAGAACACGGGGCCGGCAATGAAGAGGAGCACGATCAAAATGATCAGCGTCAGCTCGGTGCTCGTGACGGCGGAGCGCGAGGTGTCGTTGCGCGCGAGGCGCATGATCGCCACGATCATCGCAATGACGGTCCCCGCCCCCCAGAGCATGCCGCTGCCCGCGACGATGAGCAGCAAGGGCCGCGCGAGCGTCGCCATCTTCTCGCCCGCGGGGGCCGCGCTCGTCGCCGCGGCATTCTCGCCGGGATCGAAGGGCGCGAGGGCCGCCTCGAGCTCGGCCATGCTCTGGTATCGCTCGGCGGGGCTCTTCGCCATGGCGCGCTGGACGATGGCCTCGACGGGCTCGGGGATGTCGGGCCGTATGGAGCACGGGCGCGGCGGATCGTGCGAGAGCACGAGGGTGAGGATCGAGGCCGCGTCCTCCCCGTCGAAGGGCTTCTTGCCCGTGAGCAAGGCGTACAGAATGCCGCCGACGGCATAGATGTCCGCGCGATGGTCGACCCGCTCGCCCTTCGCCTGCTCGGGCGACATGTACTGCGGGGTGCCCATGATCATGCCGGTATGCGTGAGCGCGGGCCCGGAGACGTTTTCGACCTTCGAGATCCCGAAATCGAGCACCTTGGCCGTCGGGTTTTGCATGTCGCCCGTGAGAAAGACGTTCTCGGGCTTCATGTCGCGGTGGACCACGCCCTTTTCGTGGGCCAGCGCGAGCGCCTTGCAGACCTGCCGCACGACACGCACGGCGAAGCCGACGTCCATCTTGCCGACCGCGGCGAGGTGATCGGCGAGCTCGCGCCCCTGGAGGAATTCGCTGATGATGAAGGGGCGGCCGTCGCGGGTGCGATCGACGTCGTAGACATCGACGACGTGGGGGCTCTTGATCGACGCCGCGGCCTCTGCTTCTCGCAGGAAGCGCGCGACGATCTGGGGCTCGTGCGCGAGCTCGGGGTGGAGGATCTTGATGGCGAAGCGCTTGGCCGGGATGCGCGCGTGCTGCGCCTCGTAGACGCGCGCCATGCCGCCCTCGCCGAGGACGCGCAGGATGCGGAAGGTGTCGCGGATCGTGGTCCCGACGAACTCGTCGCGAATGGAGAGCTGCCCGCCGTCACGCGGGCAGACGACGAAATCCGCGGGGTAATCGGTGCCGCAGGCAGGGCAATACTTGCCCGCGGCCGGAACGTACGCGCCGAGGCCGGTCATGCTCGTCGAAGGAACGTGGAGGGTCGCATCGAGAGCCCCTTTTACCAGGATGGAGCCCGGGTTGCGACAGGGAGACGGCACCGGGACCCCTCTCCGTACGAGACCGGGCATCGACGGCCAACCAGGGCCGTATCCCGTACAAAGCCGCGCGTCGAGGCGTCATCTTCCCCCACCGCCGTACAAAACCGCGCCCGAGCGCGTCACGCGCCCCCCTGGCCGTACAAAACCGCGCCCGAGCGCGTCACGTGCCTCCCTCGCCGTACAAAACCGCGCCCGAGCGCGTCACGTGCCTCCCTCGCCGTACAATCTCGCTTCCGATTCGTTTTCGCGCCCCCGCCGCCGTACGAACCTGCCCGTCGTCCGCTGACGCGAGCCGCCTGCCGTACACCCGGCCCGATGAACTTCTGATGCACGCCCATGTACGTCGGAACCCTGCCCTGGCCTTGCTTCTGCGCGCACCGCGGCGGTAGTCTCAACGGAATATGCCGCTACGAACATTCGACACCGACGACAACCCGGAGATGCTCCGGGGTGAAGTGGTCTACACCCTCGGCAGATGCGAAGGGCACAAGCTCGCCCACAAGCATGTCGCCACGAGCGCCGCCCACCTCGACGGTTGGGGGGTCATCTTCGGCAAGCACCTCTCCTTGCGAGACAAGAGCGCGCGCGCCGAAAGCCGCGTCGACGGCTGCGACGACTTGCTCGACATCTTCGTCGACGAGGTCGCGACGACCCTGCTCCTCGCCAACAACAACGACCGCAACGCGGCCGAATACCGCCAGTACATGGGCTCGAAGCCGCCCAGCGAGATCAAGCGCCCCATTCTCGGCCAGGAGCTCGAGACCGTGCGCGGCTGGATCGCGCCCCTGCTCGCGTCGCCCAACCCGCTCCTGCAAGCGCTCGGCGCCCGCGGCGAGGGCCTGGTCAGCGAGGCGGATACGGCCGTGAAGGCGCTCGCGACCGCGCAACAGGAATACCGCGCGTTCCGCCTGACCGGCGAGTACAGCCAGTTCGTCGCGAAGCTCAACGCGGACCGCAAATCGATCTACGGCGACCTGAGCAAGCTCCCGCACCTGCCCGAGGGCAAGGGCCTGCCCGGCGATTTCGCCGACCGCTTCTTCCGCCACGAGGCGCGCCGGAACAAGAAATACACCGTGGAGTCGGTGCGCAAGCAGATCACGACGCTCGAAGGGCAGCTCGACAACTTCCGCGAGATGCTCGACGAGCTGGAGAAGAAAGAGGCGGCAAAGCGCGACGCGGAGGCCGAGCGCGAGATGCTCGAGGCCAAGCTCGCGGAGGCCGAAAAGCAGGCGGCGGAGATCAAGGCGAAGCTCAGGAAGTAGGCGCGCCCCGTTTCCCGCCCCGCCCTCTTCCCTCTGTCCCCCCCGTGGTGTAAGGTCACGCTGTGCCCGAGGGGAGAGCACCGTGACTCGTCGCCGACGAACTTACCTCGCCATCGCTGTCCTGGCCGGTGTCCTCGTCACCGCCGGTCTCGGGGCGCACCGGGGTGACCGGGACGATGCGCGCGAGGATCCTTGCAGCGACCTCGAGGATCTGTCCGAGTTTTGCGCGGCCGAATGTGGTGGTGTGGCCGAAGCGTTCGCGGACGCCTGCCACGCCGCTTGCATGATGGGCGTGTGCCCGAAGGAGCTCGGGTACACCAAACAGGATCCGATCTGGAGCGCCCCGTGCACCGATATGGCGGGCGCGCGCTTCTGGGACGAGATCGACGGTGCTGAGGTCCGCTGCGAGTACAAGTTCCACTGGTTTCAGGACCAGAAGTTCGACCCGGCCACGTTTTACGAATGCTGGCGGGCGGAAGCAGAGCAGCGTTGCCCTGAGTTCATCGGCACGGACTGGTGGCCTCGGTTCCAGGTCGCCAGGGGGCGGTGACGCGCCCCGCCGTTGTCTGCAGGATTGCCCACCGAGAGAATCCGCGTGAGATCAATACGATTCAGTGTGATTGGCTGTCTGTTAGCCACGGCGATGTCGCTCGCCCCGATGCCTAGCGCAACTGCGATGCCCGGCGGCGAGCACCCCTCGAATGTCGAGGGGCGGTGCGAGGATAGGTGCATGGAACAATACGAGCGCGACAACGAACGTTGCCGCACTCTACCGAAGCATGAGCGGCAAGCTTGCTGGGTCGCCAATAACAAGAAGCTCGCCAACTGCATGGCCAAATGCCCGGACAGGTGGAAAGACAAATGCAAGTGATCGCCGAAAGGGAGTTCGAGTTTTACTCCCCTCGGGGCAAGAAGCCGAAGAAGGTTACTGTTCGACTCGGAAAGCCTCAGCTCGACGACAGTGGTGAAAACTGGCGTATTTCTGTCGAGATCGAAGGCCCCGCTCCGGGTCAGCTCTTCCGCAAGGACGCATGGGGCGACGACTCGATGCAGGCGATCGTCGAGGCAGTGTGGCTCGTTCCCGTATTCCTGCGCGCGGTCATTGCAGATTCAGGCGGGCGACTGGCGTTCCGAGGGAGCAGTGACCTGGGCTTTTATCGCGATCCTCACGAGTTTTTCCGCAGCTCGACGTGATCCGGGCCCCCACCAATCCGCCCCATCTCCTCCGCAACCCGCTTCAAATCCTCCGTAAACGCCCGCCTCGCCTGCACCCGCGCCGCCTCGTCCGGCATTCTCAGCAAAGCCGACGGGTGATACGTCGCCATCCACCACGGCGCCCACGGTGTATCCGTCAAGACCTCGCCCCGATGCGCCAGCAGCCGGAACCCCGGCCCCTGGAACGATTGCGCTGCGCTCGCGCCCAGGCAGACGATCATGCGCGGACCGATCGATTCGACCTCCGCCCGCAGCCACGCGCTGCACGCGCGGATCTCCGGCATCGCGGGCTTGCTGTGAATCCGCCGCTTGCCGCGCGGCTCGAATTTGAAGTGCTTGACCGCATTGGTCACGTACACCAGGCGCCGGTCGATCCCCACCTCCCCGAGCACCTCGTCCAGCAGCCGCCCCGCAGGGCCCACGAAGGGACGGCCCGATACGTCCTCCTGGTCCCCCGGCTGCTCCCCCACCAGCATCACGCGCGCGTCCGCCGGGCCCTCGCCGAAGACGGTCTGCGTGGCGGCCTGATACAGATTGCAGCCGCGACAACCCGCGGCCGCCTCGCGCAGCGCGGGGAGCGCGCGCTCTGCGGGGAGGAAATCGGCGCCCGTCGGGATCGCCGGGCCCTGCTTTTCGATCATCGCCTCCGTGCGCGCGGCCGCCTCGCGCACGAGCTGCGGCACCGTGGTCAGCTCGGGCATCGTCGCGTGAAAGCGCGCCGGCATGTCCGCGCGCATCTTGCGCAGGTGCACGCGCGCAGGGTCGAAGATCGCGCCGTAGTAGGTGCGCCAGAGGGATTCGATCTCGGCGTCGCCCGGATCGCCACGCTCGGACCAGGGCACGCCAGGACCGAAATGGTACGCCTCGCCGTCCCAGTGCACGCTCTCGTCCGGCGTGAGAATCGACCAGCGCATCGGCCCGAAGCGGTCCGCGAAGAACGAGGCGACGAGCGGCACCACGCGGTGATCGGGCCTGTGCCAGGCAAGGAAGCGCTCTTTACCGCCCTCCTCCCCGCCCTCCTCCCCGCCCTCCTCCACGCGCCGGAAACGCACGAATGCCTTCATCCGCTCGGCGTCCTTTTGCACCTACCGGCGCATGACGGAGACGAGCCGCACGTCCTCGTCGGCGGCGTCCTCGAGCAGTCGCCGATTTTCGTGCACGATCCGGTAGAGCACGCGATAGAGCAGCGCCCAGCGCACGGGATCGCGGTGGCGCGCCACGATCTCGGCCAGCTCTGCAAACTTGCGCGGGACGCGGATCGCATCCGCCGCAATGGCCTCGTCGTGCGCGCTCGCCGGCGGCGCCGCATCCCCGAACCCGGGCAGCGTCCCCTGCGTGTCGCCCGCCTCGCGGAATACCACGACCGACGGATGCACGCCCCGCGCGACGAGACCGCGAGCCGCGCCTCGCCAGGACGCGTAATCGCTGACGACGGCGATCTCGGCGCCGCCGCTCATCCCGCGCGCTCCGGCCCGAACAGCTCGAGCTGGCGGGGCTCGGGCGCGACTCGCGCGCGCAAATCTGCGCGGTCGATGCGCAATGCGTCGGGGTTGTGATCGGCCGTCACCACGAACGGTTTTGCTTTGCCGAGCGGCACGCCGAGCCGGGCGAGATCCGCGAGCCGCAGCGCGCGCTGTCGCCGGATCGATAGAAGCCGGTCCACCGTGCGCACGCCGAGCCCAGGCACCCGCAGGAGGGCCTCGCGCGGGCCGAGATTCACGTCCACCGGGAAGCGCTCGCGATGCCGCAAGGCCCAGGCGAGCT includes:
- a CDS encoding serine/threonine-protein kinase — translated: MTGLGAYVPAAGKYCPACGTDYPADFVVCPRDGGQLSIRDEFVGTTIRDTFRILRVLGEGGMARVYEAQHARIPAKRFAIKILHPELAHEPQIVARFLREAEAAASIKSPHVVDVYDVDRTRDGRPFIISEFLQGRELADHLAAVGKMDVGFAVRVVRQVCKALALAHEKGVVHRDMKPENVFLTGDMQNPTAKVLDFGISKVENVSGPALTHTGMIMGTPQYMSPEQAKGERVDHRADIYAVGGILYALLTGKKPFDGEDAASILTLVLSHDPPRPCSIRPDIPEPVEAIVQRAMAKSPAERYQSMAELEAALAPFDPGENAAATSAAPAGEKMATLARPLLLIVAGSGMLWGAGTVIAMIVAIMRLARNDTSRSAVTSTELTLIILIVLLFIAGPVFFSVLHVQRAIWGNTVKTMALAERVIPPIAAGLGAYGFASLLVRFMEGVVIGRLSNMGWPVWDVLLAAVGLGILLVAYLISEKQR
- a CDS encoding DUF6968 family protein — translated: MQVIAEREFEFYSPRGKKPKKVTVRLGKPQLDDSGENWRISVEIEGPAPGQLFRKDAWGDDSMQAIVEAVWLVPVFLRAVIADSGGRLAFRGSSDLGFYRDPHEFFRSST
- a CDS encoding UdgX family uracil-DNA binding protein (This protein belongs to the uracil DNA glycosylase superfamily, members of which act in excision repair of DNA. However, it belongs more specifically to UdgX branch, whose founding member was found to bind uracil in DNA (where it does not belong), without cleaving it, appears to promote DNA repair by a pathway involving RecA, rather than base excision.) codes for the protein MQKDAERMKAFVRFRRVEEGGEEGGEEGGKERFLAWHRPDHRVVPLVASFFADRFGPMRWSILTPDESVHWDGEAYHFGPGVPWSERGDPGDAEIESLWRTYYGAIFDPARVHLRKMRADMPARFHATMPELTTVPQLVREAAARTEAMIEKQGPAIPTGADFLPAERALPALREAAAGCRGCNLYQAATQTVFGEGPADARVMLVGEQPGDQEDVSGRPFVGPAGRLLDEVLGEVGIDRRLVYVTNAVKHFKFEPRGKRRIHSKPAMPEIRACSAWLRAEVESIGPRMIVCLGASAAQSFQGPGFRLLAHRGEVLTDTPWAPWWMATYHPSALLRMPDEAARVQARRAFTEDLKRVAEEMGRIGGGPDHVELRKNS